From Azospirillum brasilense:
CGCGGATGGCGCCGCCGGTCTGCTCACGGGCGCGGAGTTCGAGCACTTGGCCCAACAGCACCAGCACCGTGATGACGGCGGCCGCCTCGTAGTAGACGGCCACCACGCCATCCATGCCTCGGAAGCTCGGCGGAAAGATGCCCGGCAGGAACGTCGCGACCAGACTGAACACGTAGGCCACCCCGACGCCCAGCGCGATCAGGCTGAACATGTTCAGGCTGCGGTTCACGAACGACCGCCAGCCCCGCTCCAGCAGCGGCCAGCCCGCCCACAGCACCACCGGCGTGGCCAGAAGGAACTGGAGCCACAGGGAAGCCTGGGGCGAGATCAGGGTGTGGAGCCCAAGCCCCGGGAGGTGGGCGCCGAGTTCCAGGACCACGAGCGGCACGGTCAGGGCGGTGCCGATCCAGAACCGCCGCGTCATGTCGACGAGTTCCGGGTTGGGCCCTTCCTCAAGGGTGGCTCCGACCGGTTCCAGGGCCATGCCGCAGATCGGGCAGTTGCCCGGCCCCTCCTGGCGGATCTCCGGGTGCATCGGGCAGGTGTAGATCACGCCCTTCTGCGGCGACGCCTGGGCGGCCTTCTCGGGAGCGGCGGGCTTTGCCTCCGGCTTCAGGTACCGCTCCGGGTCGGCGACGAACTTGTCGTGGCAGCGCGCCGAGCAGAAGTGGAAGGTCTGGCCGCCGTGCCCGGCTTGGTGCCCGGTTCGCTCGGGATCGACCATCATGCCGCACACGGGGTCCTTCACCTTGGGCCGGTCGTCGGGACCAGCGTGGTGGTCGTGCCCACCGTGACTGTGGTGGTCAGGATGGTGTGCGTGGCTGCGGTGCTGGTCGTTCATGTTCGCTTCTCCCTTCGCATGCAGGCGTCGGTGCCTCCGCGTTCGTTCGCGCTTCCCGGCACCGGCGTGCGATGGCATCCATGAAAATAAGGCTCCGCCTTCCAATGACTGGAAGGTCAAGCGCGTTGTGCAGACCGTTCGCGCCCGCTCCTCACTTCTTCGCGCGTTCGCTCAGAGAGGCGTGGCGACGACGGATCTCCTCGGGCCAGGAACTCTTGATGAAGGCCAGGACCGCCCAGATCTCGGCATCGCTCAGCACGCCGCCGAAGGCGGGCATGTCGCTTTCGTAGCCGGGCGGGGCGAACTCAACGACGCCTTGCTTGGTGATTTTGAAGAGATCGGCGTCGGGGTGGTGCCACGTGTGCCCGGAGGCGTCGTGCGGCGGCGCGGGCAGACGGCCGTCCGGCTTGCGGCTTTGCCACTCCGGCTGGCCCTCGAGCCGCGCGCCGTGGCACGACGCGCACTGCTCCGCGTAGACCACCTTGCCCTGGGCAACCTGGGCGGCGTCGGTTGGATCGGCGCCTGCCCTGGGTCCAGAGAGCAGGAAGACGCCAGCCACCGCGATCGCTGCACCCATGGCCACGCCAACGCCAATTTTCATCGCCTTCATCACCACATCCCCCAGCACATCACGACCGGAACGGTTTCCAGGTCTTGCCGCCGTCCTGGCTGGTCAGGATGGCGCTCTTGTCGGTCACGGCGTAGAGCCGCTCGGGGTTGGTCGGGTCGACCGCAAGGTGCAGCAGGACCGCGTCACCGAAGCCGTTGCTGACCGGTTGCCACGCGAGGCTCGGCTCGGTCGTCTTGAGCAGGCCGGTGCCGACTTGGTAGGCGTAGGCGGCGCCGTCCTTCGTGGTCGCGACCATGGTCGCCGGGCGCTGCACGATGTTGGCGGCCTGCCAGGTCTTGCCCGCGTCGCGGCTCACGATCAGTCCGGCGCGCGTGGCGCCGTACACGGTGTTGGGGTCCTTCGAGGACGCCGCCAGGTCGAACATGTCGGCGGGCGGCTTGCCGGTCACCTCCCAGGTCTTCCCGGCGTCGCGGCTGATCTGGACGCTGCCATAGTGCCCGTACAGCACCTTCGGGTCGGCCGGGCTGACGTCCATCGCGTGGAGGTCCACGGGCCCGTTCACACCCGCCGAGACCTGCTTCCAGGTCTTCGCTCCATCGGTCGAGGCGAGGACGCCGAGGTTCCCGCCCTTCTCCGGATGGCCGCTGGCGAAGAAGGCGTCGGGCTGCGCCGGATTTGGTGTGAACCCCATGTAGTCCCAACGGTTGTCGGATACCCGTGTGGCCGTGCCGTCGGGGTTGGTCAGCCACACACCGTGATGCGAGGCGAGATACAGGCGCGACGGGTCTGTGGGGTCCACGGCAATCCCGTGGAGGTGTGAGACCTCATTCAGCTTGAGGGTCTCGGCCGCTTGGACCGGCCCGGCGACCACGATACCGACCAGCAGGACGGCAGCCATCGTGGCGAGTTTCTTCTTGGCGCTCATCGCGCATCTCCTTGCTTGCGGGGCGGCATGGGGCGGGGAGCCTCATGCCGCCCATGCCGATCTCATGCCGACGGCACCTGAAGGCGCCGTCGGCATGACCCTCTCGATCAATGCTAAAGCATTGATCTGCCGGGTTTCACGGTTGGAGAATGATGAAAGCGATCATTTTCCAACCGTATCAGTGACCCGCGTGGCCCATTTCGAAGCGGGCCTGCACCGGCTTCTGGCCGGGCATGGTCAGCGCGGTGACCACCTTGACGCTGTCGTGCGCGCCGCCGAGGTTCGCCTGCCCCTTGAGGGCGTTGGCGCCCGCGGGTTCGAGCGCGACCTTCTGGGTCTGCTTGTTCGCCAGGACGGTCGCCTCGGCCTTGGCGCCGGTCACATCGACCGGCTTGTCGGCGCCATCGGTCACGTACAGGACGACGTCGTTGCCCTTGAGCACGACTTCGACATGGTAGGGGCCCGCGTCGGCGCGCTGGCCGCCGTTCGGGCCAATCTTCGGGCCGTCGGCGAAGGCCGTGCCCGGGGCGGTGAAGAGGGCGGCGGCGAGGAGGAGGGTCGAGAACTTCACGGTGTGGTTTCCTTCTGGATGGACTGGGTGAGGGGATCAATAGGCCTCGGCCGGACGCAGCGAACCGGCCTGGGCGGTGACCAGACGATTCAGCGGCTTCTCGCCGAGCTTGAGGAAGAGGACCGGGGTCAGGAAGGTGTCGAGCATGGTCGCGCTGACCAGCCCGCCGAAGATGGTGACGGCAACCGGGTGCAGGATCTCCTTGCCCGGCGCGTCGGCGCCGATCATCAGCGGCACCAGCGCCACCCCCGCCGAAAGCGCGGTCATCAGCACGGGTGTCAGGCGCTCCTGGCTGCCCCGGATCACCATGGCCTTGCCGAAGGTCTCGCCCTCGTGCAGGACCAGGTTGATGTAGTGGCTGATCTTCAGGATGCCGTTGCGCGTGCTGATGCCGGTCAACGTGATGAAACCGATCATCGAGGCGACCGACAGCGGCTGCCCGGCGATCCACAGCGCCGCGACGCTGCCGATGAGGGCCAGCGGCACGTTGCCCATGATGATCAGGGCGAGCACGGCCGACCGGTAGCGGCTGTAGAGCACCAGGAAGATCATCGCCAGCGACACCATCGACAGCGCGGCGATGGTCTTCGACGCCTCCTCCTGCGCCTGGAAGGTGCCCTCCAGGCTGGTGAAGTAGCCGGACGGCAACTGCGACGTGGAGACGACATTGCGGATGCCTGCGACGATCTGCGCCATGTCCGTCTGGCCGTCGGAGTTGCCGAGGATGACGATGCGGCGCTTGCCGTTCTCCCTCAGGATCTGGTTGGGGCCGTCCGTCTCCTCGACCGAGGCGAACAGGCTGAGCGGCACCCGGCCCGCCGGGGTCTCGACCAGCAGGTTCGCCAGGCCGCTGGTGGTGCGGTCCTCGTCCGACAGGCGCAGCACGACGTCGAAACGCCGGGTGCCGTCGACGATCTCCGACACCACGCGGCCGTTGGACAGGCTCTCCAGCGCCTCCGTCGCCATGGACGGGGTGACGCCGTAGAGCGCCGCCCGCTCGTAGTCCACGACCACCTGGACCTGCGGGATGCGGACCTGCTTCTCGATCTGAAGGTCGACCAGCCCGGGTACGCCCGCGAGCTTCTGCTGCAGCTGTCCGGCGAGGCTGCGCAAGGTGTCCAGATCCTCCCCGAAGACCTTCAACGCGATCTGGGCGCGGACCCCGGAGAGCATGTGGTCGAGCCGGTGTGAGATCGGCTGGCCGATGTTCACCTGCACCGGCAGGGCGGCCAGCCGGGTGCGGACATCGGCCAGCACCTCGGCCCGGCTGCGTTCGGACGGCTTCAGGTCCACGTCGATCTCGCTGGAGTGGACGCCCTCGGCGTGCTCGTCGAGTTCGGCGCGGCCGGTGCGGCGCCCGACGGAGGCCACCTCGGGCACCTGCATGATCAGCCTCTCCGCCGCCAGCCCGACCCGGTTGGACTCGGCCAGCGAGATGCCGGGGTTCAGCACCATGGAGATGGTCAGCGTGCCCTCGTTGAACGGCGGCAGGAAGGCGCGTGGCAGGCTCGGCACCGTCGCCGCGGCGATCAGGACGGCGGCCGCCACGGTGGCGAACAGCGTCCCCGGGTTGGCGAAGGCCCAGCCCAGAAGCCGGGCGTTCCCGGCCTTCAGCTTGCGGACCAGCCAGCTGTCGTGCTCCTCCAGCCGCTTCAGGCGCGGCAGCAGGTAGTAGGACAGCACCGGCGTGACGGTGATCGCGGTGACGAGGCTGGCCAGGATGGAGACGATGTAGGCCACGCCCAGCGGCGCGAACAGCCGCCCCTCGATGCCCGACAGGGCGAACAGCGGCACGAAGACCAGGATGATGATG
This genomic window contains:
- a CDS encoding c-type cytochrome, producing the protein MKAMKIGVGVAMGAAIAVAGVFLLSGPRAGADPTDAAQVAQGKVVYAEQCASCHGARLEGQPEWQSRKPDGRLPAPPHDASGHTWHHPDADLFKITKQGVVEFAPPGYESDMPAFGGVLSDAEIWAVLAFIKSSWPEEIRRRHASLSERAKK
- a CDS encoding WD40/YVTN/BNR-like repeat-containing protein; amino-acid sequence: MSAKKKLATMAAVLLVGIVVAGPVQAAETLKLNEVSHLHGIAVDPTDPSRLYLASHHGVWLTNPDGTATRVSDNRWDYMGFTPNPAQPDAFFASGHPEKGGNLGVLASTDGAKTWKQVSAGVNGPVDLHAMDVSPADPKVLYGHYGSVQISRDAGKTWEVTGKPPADMFDLAASSKDPNTVYGATRAGLIVSRDAGKTWQAANIVQRPATMVATTKDGAAYAYQVGTGLLKTTEPSLAWQPVSNGFGDAVLLHLAVDPTNPERLYAVTDKSAILTSQDGGKTWKPFRS
- a CDS encoding efflux RND transporter permease subunit, translating into MFNFLVNTSLRNRLFVLAAAAILVVYGSFVLKDLPIDVFPDLNKPTVTLMTEAEGLAPEEVEQLVSFPLETSMNGMPGITRVRSVSGVGLSIVFVEFDWGTDIYRNRQQVAERLAIVQGQLPPNVRPQMGPISSIMGEIMLIAMSGDGVSPMEVRELADWVVRPRLLAIPGVSQVIPIGGEIRQYRVAPDPARLHDLEITTDELVKALQQFSANTGGGFIDQHSQEYLIRNIGRTTRLEDLRNLVVAYKTGQPILLHQIAAVDFAARVKRGDAGVNGKPAVILSVQKQPGADTTELTAEVEQALSDLAQFLPKGVHADEILFKQANFIQTSIGNVEKVLLEAVAVVAIILFLFLLNVRTTFISLTAIPISILITVLVFKAFGMSINTMTLGGLAIAIGELVDDAVVDVENIYRRLGENRRAGNPRGILEVVASASQEVRSGIVYATIIIILVFVPLFALSGIEGRLFAPLGVAYIVSILASLVTAITVTPVLSYYLLPRLKRLEEHDSWLVRKLKAGNARLLGWAFANPGTLFATVAAAVLIAAATVPSLPRAFLPPFNEGTLTISMVLNPGISLAESNRVGLAAERLIMQVPEVASVGRRTGRAELDEHAEGVHSSEIDVDLKPSERSRAEVLADVRTRLAALPVQVNIGQPISHRLDHMLSGVRAQIALKVFGEDLDTLRSLAGQLQQKLAGVPGLVDLQIEKQVRIPQVQVVVDYERAALYGVTPSMATEALESLSNGRVVSEIVDGTRRFDVVLRLSDEDRTTSGLANLLVETPAGRVPLSLFASVEETDGPNQILRENGKRRIVILGNSDGQTDMAQIVAGIRNVVSTSQLPSGYFTSLEGTFQAQEEASKTIAALSMVSLAMIFLVLYSRYRSAVLALIIMGNVPLALIGSVAALWIAGQPLSVASMIGFITLTGISTRNGILKISHYINLVLHEGETFGKAMVIRGSQERLTPVLMTALSAGVALVPLMIGADAPGKEILHPVAVTIFGGLVSATMLDTFLTPVLFLKLGEKPLNRLVTAQAGSLRPAEAY